A genomic segment from bacterium encodes:
- a CDS encoding glycoside hydrolase family 15 protein, with amino-acid sequence MRYGIIGNCKSAALVHESGSVDWCCLPNFDHPSVFARILDDAGGHFAIRPRGLKSARQSYVSNSNILETRFETSEGGFAVWDYMPRYQVGHRYHHPPEIHRRLIPLDGRPSFKVEFFPRLNYAQGETIVEKGEHGLRAHQGPEDVFLDSSLSAEGILGGETFTLEKEEFLSLGYHERLKPPTVEEIRRECEATQAYWQNWSNRCRLPSVAPEAVLRSALTLKLMTFEESGAIIAAPTTSLPEELGAGRNWDYRYCWLRDSSLMLEALKSIGHFEEARAFLRFLFRILESKQSKIQILYGIDGRTRLDEFILPHLKGYQGNGPVRVGNLASIQKQNDIFGEVLNALYLYYLHYRFEDIGHEEWAMVKFLADTTAREWAGEDAGIWEYRQRTAHFTFSKLLSWAGLDRGAQFAAALGKKGKAALYGEQAAAVRKNIEAEGWNPRVQAYTQIYGSSDLDVSILKMNTLGFVGEKDPRWISTVQRCAEGLLQGDFGFRYTAPDDFGKPKSSFILATFWIAKALSSIGERKRARDLFEKTLARSNHLGLLSEDIDPQSGNLLGNFPQAFSHMALINTANELAKA; translated from the coding sequence ATGCGTTACGGCATCATCGGCAATTGCAAGAGCGCCGCTCTCGTTCATGAGTCAGGAAGCGTCGACTGGTGCTGCCTGCCGAACTTCGATCACCCCTCGGTCTTCGCCCGAATCTTGGATGATGCCGGCGGCCACTTCGCCATCCGGCCCCGGGGCCTGAAGTCGGCCCGCCAGAGCTACGTTTCCAACTCCAACATCCTGGAAACCCGCTTCGAGACCTCGGAGGGTGGCTTCGCCGTCTGGGATTACATGCCGCGCTACCAAGTCGGCCATCGCTACCACCACCCGCCGGAGATCCACCGCCGGCTCATTCCCTTGGACGGGCGGCCCAGCTTCAAAGTCGAATTCTTCCCGCGCCTCAATTACGCCCAAGGCGAGACGATCGTCGAAAAGGGCGAGCACGGGCTGCGGGCCCATCAGGGTCCCGAGGACGTTTTCCTCGATTCGAGCCTGTCGGCCGAGGGGATCTTGGGCGGCGAAACCTTCACCCTCGAAAAAGAAGAGTTTCTATCGCTCGGCTATCACGAGCGGCTCAAGCCGCCGACGGTCGAGGAAATCCGCCGCGAGTGCGAGGCCACCCAGGCCTATTGGCAGAACTGGTCCAATCGTTGCCGCCTTCCCTCGGTGGCGCCGGAAGCGGTTCTTCGCTCGGCGCTGACCCTCAAGCTGATGACCTTCGAGGAGAGCGGGGCCATTATCGCCGCTCCGACCACCTCCCTGCCCGAGGAGCTGGGAGCCGGACGGAACTGGGACTATCGCTACTGTTGGCTGCGCGACTCCTCGTTGATGCTGGAAGCGCTCAAGAGCATCGGCCATTTCGAGGAAGCCCGGGCTTTCCTTCGCTTCCTTTTCCGGATCCTCGAGAGCAAGCAGAGCAAGATTCAAATCCTCTACGGAATCGACGGCCGGACCCGGCTCGATGAATTCATCCTGCCGCATCTCAAGGGCTACCAGGGCAATGGACCGGTCCGGGTCGGGAACCTGGCCTCGATTCAAAAGCAGAACGACATCTTCGGCGAGGTGCTCAACGCCCTCTACCTCTATTACCTCCACTACCGCTTCGAGGACATCGGCCACGAGGAATGGGCCATGGTGAAGTTTCTCGCCGACACCACCGCCCGGGAATGGGCCGGCGAGGACGCCGGGATCTGGGAATACCGCCAACGCACCGCCCACTTCACCTTCTCCAAGCTCCTCTCCTGGGCCGGCCTCGACCGCGGGGCCCAATTCGCCGCGGCCCTCGGCAAGAAGGGCAAAGCCGCGCTCTACGGTGAGCAAGCCGCCGCGGTGCGGAAAAACATCGAAGCCGAAGGCTGGAACCCGCGGGTCCAGGCCTACACTCAAATCTACGGCTCTTCCGACTTGGACGTGAGCATCCTCAAGATGAACACCCTCGGCTTCGTCGGCGAAAAGGATCCGCGCTGGATTTCGACAGTCCAGCGCTGCGCCGAAGGCCTGCTTCAGGGCGATTTCGGATTCCGCTATACCGCGCCCGACGACTTCGGAAAGCCCAAAAGCTCCTTCATCTTGGCCACCTTCTGGATCGCCAAGGCCTTGTCATCGATCGGCGAGCGGAAGCGGGCCCGCGATCTTTTCGAGAAAACCCTTGCACGATCCAATCATTTAGGTCTTCTTTCAGAAGACATCGATCCCCAAAGCGGAAATCTGCTGGGCAATTTCCCCCAGGCCTTTTCCCACATGGCCCTGATCAACACCGCGAACGAACTGGCCAAGGCCTAG
- a CDS encoding bifunctional alpha,alpha-trehalose-phosphate synthase (UDP-forming)/trehalose-phosphatase, with the protein MRLIIVSNRLPLTAARQGSGVELKRSIGGLSTGLSSYLESYERASQRFEEKLWIGWAGPGLAEGDPELLRRFAEHEAHPVFLSEESIENFYQGFCNKTIWPLFHFFPGYARFESAYWPDYIRINERFAQAVLEKARPGDSVWIHDYHLMLLPELLRRERPGLSIGFFLHIPFPSFEIFRLLPGRWREAILRGMLGANLIGFHTYDYTQAFLRCVLRLLGYEHRLGRILADSRLIKVDTFPMGIDFDRFQETALGEAAREEKRKVLAAARKRKILLSVDRLDYTKGILQRLQGFEDFLEKNPSWRKRVNLILVLVPSRIGIELYDEMKRSIDENIGRINGRFGSPDWTPVLYEYRAKSLVELTALYSAADAALITPLRDGMNLIAKEYLASREDETGVLILSEMAGASQELGEALLVNPYSREEISEAIRSALEMSESDQIARNRPMRRRLQDFTIFRWADDFLTKLAEAGLEQQKQDAVFLSAADRGRVLLDFRQARRRLLLLDYDGTLVPLVRRIGEASPRPELVLLLGKLASLPNTETVVVSGRPREILDRWLGGLPLALVAEHGAWHRRVGDEWRPLKPLKAEWKKSLKPLLQVHVDRLPGSFVEEKEFSLAWHYRAAAPELAQVRMKELLDDLVQWTAKAEIQVLQGNKVVELRNASLSKADAALSIVAKNPYDFILAIGDDSTDEDLFRGLPGNAYSMRIGEAPTLARFNLRSYLDALDLLKDMAKALPIDPV; encoded by the coding sequence ATGCGACTGATCATCGTCTCCAACCGGCTGCCGCTCACGGCGGCCCGTCAAGGCTCGGGCGTCGAGCTCAAACGGAGCATCGGCGGCCTCTCGACCGGCTTGAGCTCCTATCTGGAGTCCTACGAGCGGGCCAGCCAGCGCTTCGAGGAAAAGCTCTGGATCGGCTGGGCCGGACCCGGCTTAGCCGAAGGCGACCCCGAGCTTCTCCGCCGTTTCGCCGAGCACGAAGCCCATCCGGTTTTTCTCAGCGAGGAGTCGATCGAGAATTTCTATCAAGGCTTCTGCAACAAGACGATCTGGCCCCTCTTTCATTTCTTCCCGGGCTACGCCCGCTTCGAATCCGCATATTGGCCCGACTACATTCGAATCAACGAACGATTCGCCCAAGCCGTCCTCGAAAAAGCCCGGCCCGGTGACTCCGTCTGGATCCACGACTACCATTTGATGCTTTTGCCGGAGCTGCTCCGCCGGGAGCGGCCCGGCCTTTCGATCGGATTCTTCCTCCACATCCCCTTTCCTTCCTTCGAGATATTCCGGCTGCTGCCCGGGCGCTGGCGGGAGGCGATTTTGCGGGGAATGCTCGGCGCCAATCTGATCGGTTTCCACACTTACGATTACACTCAGGCCTTCCTGCGCTGCGTCCTGCGGCTACTCGGCTACGAGCACCGCCTCGGCCGGATCCTCGCCGACTCTCGGCTGATCAAGGTCGATACCTTCCCGATGGGTATCGATTTCGACCGCTTCCAAGAAACCGCCTTGGGCGAGGCCGCCCGCGAAGAAAAGCGCAAGGTCCTAGCCGCGGCCCGCAAGCGCAAGATCCTACTCTCGGTCGACCGCCTCGACTACACCAAGGGCATCCTGCAAAGGCTCCAAGGCTTCGAGGACTTCCTGGAGAAAAACCCGTCCTGGCGCAAGCGGGTCAACCTGATCCTGGTCTTGGTGCCCTCGCGGATCGGCATTGAGCTATACGACGAGATGAAGCGCAGCATCGACGAGAACATCGGACGGATCAACGGTCGCTTCGGCAGCCCCGATTGGACGCCGGTGCTCTACGAGTACCGGGCCAAATCGCTGGTCGAGCTGACCGCCCTCTATTCGGCGGCCGACGCCGCCCTCATTACCCCGCTGCGCGACGGCATGAACCTGATCGCCAAGGAATATCTGGCCAGTCGCGAAGACGAAACCGGAGTGCTGATTTTGAGCGAGATGGCCGGCGCCTCCCAGGAGCTGGGCGAGGCCCTGCTGGTGAACCCTTATTCGCGGGAGGAAATCTCCGAAGCGATCCGCAGCGCCCTTGAGATGTCGGAGTCCGATCAAATCGCCCGGAATAGGCCGATGCGGCGCCGCTTGCAAGACTTCACCATTTTCCGCTGGGCCGACGATTTCCTGACCAAGCTGGCCGAGGCCGGGCTGGAGCAGCAGAAACAGGACGCCGTTTTCCTTTCAGCCGCCGACCGCGGTCGGGTGCTGCTGGATTTTCGGCAAGCCCGACGCCGCCTCCTGCTCTTGGATTACGATGGGACCCTGGTGCCCTTGGTCCGGCGTATCGGCGAGGCCTCGCCCCGCCCGGAGCTGGTCCTGCTGCTCGGCAAGCTGGCCAGCTTGCCGAATACCGAGACGGTGGTGGTCAGCGGGCGGCCTCGCGAGATCCTCGATCGGTGGCTGGGCGGTCTGCCCTTGGCCTTGGTCGCCGAGCACGGCGCCTGGCATCGGCGGGTCGGCGACGAGTGGCGGCCGCTCAAGCCGCTCAAAGCCGAGTGGAAGAAATCCCTCAAGCCGCTGCTCCAAGTCCACGTCGACCGGCTACCCGGCTCCTTCGTCGAGGAGAAGGAGTTCTCACTGGCATGGCACTATCGGGCGGCGGCTCCCGAGCTGGCTCAGGTTCGGATGAAGGAGCTGCTCGACGACTTGGTCCAATGGACCGCCAAGGCCGAAATTCAAGTGCTGCAGGGAAACAAGGTCGTCGAGCTGCGCAACGCCTCGCTCAGCAAGGCCGACGCCGCCTTGTCCATCGTCGCCAAGAATCCCTACGATTTCATCCTGGCCATCGGCGACGACAGCACCGACGAGGACCTTTTCCGGGGACTCCCGGGAAATGCTTATTCCATGCGTATTGGCGAGGCACCGACCCTGGCGCGTTTTAACCTGCGAAGCTACTTGGACGCGCTGGACCTGCTAAAAGACATGGCCAAAGCCTTACCAATTGACCCCGTTTAA
- a CDS encoding putative Ig domain-containing protein translates to MKGPLRFLLWALLLLAPACGSDLVWFVSWNTGDIEEGGLVVVIGTPHSQPLKSVELIEGEIPAGMHVESDGTVQGVPEEAGHFDFTLRLTETSGRVLQKSYSVEVDSESVQR, encoded by the coding sequence GTGAAAGGCCCCCTGCGGTTTTTGCTTTGGGCGCTCCTCCTGCTGGCTCCGGCCTGCGGCTCCGACTTAGTGTGGTTTGTCTCATGGAATACCGGGGACATCGAGGAGGGCGGCCTCGTCGTCGTGATCGGAACTCCCCATAGCCAGCCTCTCAAAAGCGTCGAGTTGATCGAAGGCGAAATTCCCGCCGGGATGCACGTCGAATCCGACGGCACGGTCCAGGGAGTTCCCGAAGAAGCCGGACATTTCGATTTCACCCTGCGCCTCACCGAAACCAGCGGCCGGGTTTTGCAAAAATCCTATTCGGTCGAAGTGGACTCCGAATCCGTCCAGCGCTAA
- a CDS encoding SDR family NAD(P)-dependent oxidoreductase: protein MPFLDQVVLVTGAGGGLGRSHALLLASLGARVLVNDPGLAVDGSGGAARPAEETVELIRAQGGEALADFHGVETEAGADAMVETARRELGGLHAVVNNAGILRDVTFRKQSVADWAQVLAVHLDGSRHVTKAAWETFCSQGYGRVVFTTSASALYGNFGQSNYAAAKLGLVGLMNALKEEGAKFGIKLNAIAPMARSRMTEGILPPEILERLDPREVSPVVAYFASRACAVSGQCWAVGAGRVARAAIVESQGWKAPAGGWSIDEIAANLERITDLESALPLANLMEASAKLFS from the coding sequence CTGCCTTTCCTCGATCAAGTGGTCCTCGTCACCGGCGCCGGCGGCGGCTTGGGCCGGTCTCACGCCTTGCTCCTGGCCTCGCTCGGGGCTCGAGTCTTGGTCAACGACCCGGGCTTGGCGGTCGACGGCAGCGGTGGGGCCGCCCGGCCGGCCGAAGAGACGGTGGAGTTGATCCGGGCCCAAGGCGGCGAAGCCCTTGCCGACTTTCATGGGGTCGAGACCGAGGCCGGTGCCGATGCCATGGTGGAGACCGCCCGGCGAGAGCTCGGCGGCCTCCACGCCGTGGTCAATAACGCCGGAATTCTTCGCGACGTGACCTTCCGCAAGCAAAGCGTCGCCGATTGGGCGCAGGTCTTGGCGGTTCATCTGGACGGCTCCCGCCACGTCACCAAGGCTGCTTGGGAGACTTTCTGTTCCCAGGGCTATGGCCGGGTGGTTTTCACCACCAGCGCCTCGGCGCTCTACGGCAATTTCGGTCAGAGCAATTACGCCGCGGCCAAGCTCGGCTTGGTCGGCCTGATGAACGCGCTGAAGGAGGAGGGCGCTAAGTTCGGGATCAAGCTCAATGCCATCGCGCCGATGGCCCGTAGCCGGATGACCGAGGGAATCCTGCCGCCTGAAATTCTGGAGCGACTCGATCCGCGGGAGGTGTCGCCGGTCGTCGCTTATTTTGCCAGCCGGGCCTGCGCGGTGAGCGGGCAATGCTGGGCAGTGGGCGCCGGCCGAGTGGCCCGGGCGGCCATCGTCGAGAGCCAGGGCTGGAAGGCGCCGGCGGGCGGCTGGAGCATCGACGAAATCGCCGCCAATTTGGAGCGGATCACCGACCTGGAGTCGGCCCTTCCCCTGGCCAATTTGATGGAAGCCTCGGCCAAGCTCTTTTCGTAA
- a CDS encoding aminotransferase class V-fold PLP-dependent enzyme yields MPALDPTEVRRYRELFPVTRHWIYLNHAGVGPISRRVAEAVEAYNREALEHGYTRGAAWHKRIEEIRSACAKLIGASASELAFVKNTSHGLSLAARGLNLGEGDEVLIGQLEFPANVYPWMALEKQGVVLKKIPASNGALDLDRLADLMTERTRVLSLSTVAYGTGYRLPLADIGKLCRDLGVFFAVDAIQSLGAFPIDVERDYVDFLSSDAHKWLLGHEGIGIVYVGKAWIDRIEPILLGWNSVVGCLDFDRIDFHLKADAQRFEEGSPNGLSIYGLGGSVELLLEIGIERIAARILGLTEILIAGLQKLDCILQTPLEPRLRSGIVSFRLPGDAGNRRLIQLERHLYENGIYAAIRAGGLRLSPHFYNTEEEMDRVIETIGEGLKR; encoded by the coding sequence ATGCCAGCCCTCGACCCCACCGAAGTGCGGCGCTACCGCGAGCTCTTCCCCGTCACTCGACATTGGATCTACCTCAACCATGCCGGCGTCGGTCCGATCAGCCGGCGGGTCGCCGAAGCCGTCGAAGCCTACAACCGGGAGGCGCTGGAGCATGGATATACCCGGGGCGCGGCTTGGCACAAGCGGATCGAAGAAATTCGGAGCGCCTGCGCCAAGCTGATCGGCGCCTCGGCTTCGGAGCTGGCCTTCGTCAAAAATACCTCTCATGGCCTCTCGCTGGCGGCCCGGGGCCTGAACCTCGGCGAAGGCGACGAGGTCCTCATCGGCCAGCTCGAGTTCCCGGCCAACGTTTACCCTTGGATGGCCCTCGAAAAGCAAGGCGTCGTCCTCAAGAAGATCCCGGCCTCGAACGGAGCCCTCGATCTCGACCGGCTGGCCGATTTGATGACCGAGCGGACCAGGGTTCTGTCATTGAGCACGGTGGCTTACGGAACCGGCTATCGGCTTCCGCTGGCCGATATCGGAAAGCTCTGCCGGGACCTCGGCGTTTTCTTCGCGGTCGACGCCATTCAAAGCCTCGGCGCTTTTCCCATCGACGTCGAGCGCGACTACGTCGACTTCCTTTCCTCCGACGCCCACAAATGGCTGCTCGGACACGAAGGGATTGGAATCGTCTACGTCGGCAAAGCCTGGATCGACCGGATCGAGCCGATCCTCCTGGGCTGGAACAGCGTCGTCGGCTGCCTCGATTTCGACCGGATCGATTTCCATCTCAAAGCCGACGCCCAACGCTTCGAGGAAGGCAGCCCCAACGGCCTTTCGATCTACGGTCTCGGCGGATCGGTCGAGCTCCTGCTCGAAATCGGCATCGAAAGGATCGCGGCCCGCATTCTGGGGCTCACCGAAATCCTCATCGCCGGCCTCCAGAAATTGGACTGCATTCTCCAGACTCCGCTCGAGCCGAGGCTGCGCTCGGGCATCGTCAGCTTTCGGCTTCCCGGCGACGCCGGCAACCGCCGCTTGATCCAGCTCGAGCGCCACCTCTACGAAAACGGAATTTATGCCGCGATCCGCGCCGGCGGACTGCGCCTTTCGCCCCACTTCTACAATACCGAGGAAGAAATGGACCGTGTGATCGAAACGATTGGCGAGGGCTTGAAGCGATGA
- a CDS encoding mechanosensitive ion channel domain-containing protein, with product MKRLWLQLLTLAALTVPTAAAQAVFPFDLAKGTGGTAESAPSEAKKPPEEAEVVKARDLVLAEQQQVEQILAGPADSRPDIDTQYFQARLQNLERLGVVYSELLDAFGSLKKVQGRIQGLGPQLEAWRAGTPPKDFVANFATLDKLQGQAVEYEKNLKARNQVYKARQEALEEAKAGYEEAEAKRRQAKEEAEVASDPDDKTVKDHLLSLAQLNSRAAAALVQLRELELQVSKGYRELSDKQRELTTLQTAYLEKRVAFDQSALDIELNAIRDEKGKLMEGIARNQKALVEAGSEYVKARKRLDGTPQPPPALTEEVEARRLEQNLLEQQVDFAANRIKQLKERENMWKLRFKLLSNKASRSEIETWETLTRQSLEQLSREEDLLSLRLNSTRNSLVEVQDKLSSDASADPATRDWLKRQQDFLGRSLEELQTYQAALFVSKSFEEKFLYEQEKKVAHVSWGERLAGLWDDFLRFWNFEVSSVDDSPITVGKIIVALILVLFGTLLARRISRMLAEKVLPRFGIASGVAAALRTLCFYLLFLFFFIVALNVVRVPLTIFAVLGGAVAIGIGFGSQNLMNNFISGLILLIERPIKVGDIIQMESTTGTVEHIGGRSTQIRTPDNTQLIIPNSSFLEKPVVNWTLSDDLVRNAIRLGVAYGSSTRKVAELLKKAADSHGKVLKSPAPVANFSDFGADALIFDLLYWVRMRSLSERREIDSDLRFMIDNLFREADITIAYPQRDIHLHTSAPLEFKISGPPEKKELPE from the coding sequence ATGAAGCGGCTCTGGCTCCAGCTTCTCACCCTCGCCGCCCTGACCGTGCCGACCGCTGCGGCCCAAGCCGTTTTTCCCTTCGATCTCGCCAAGGGGACCGGGGGGACAGCGGAGAGCGCTCCCAGCGAAGCCAAAAAGCCGCCGGAAGAAGCCGAAGTCGTGAAGGCCCGGGACCTGGTCCTGGCCGAACAGCAGCAGGTCGAGCAGATTTTGGCCGGCCCGGCCGACAGCCGGCCGGATATAGACACTCAATACTTTCAGGCCCGGCTGCAAAACCTGGAACGTCTCGGCGTCGTCTACAGCGAGCTGCTCGATGCCTTCGGCAGCCTCAAGAAGGTTCAGGGCCGGATCCAAGGCCTCGGGCCGCAGCTCGAGGCTTGGCGGGCCGGCACTCCGCCCAAGGACTTCGTCGCCAACTTCGCGACCCTGGATAAGCTCCAAGGTCAGGCCGTTGAATACGAGAAGAACCTCAAAGCCCGAAACCAAGTTTACAAGGCCCGGCAAGAGGCCTTGGAGGAGGCCAAGGCCGGCTACGAAGAAGCCGAAGCCAAGCGTCGGCAGGCCAAAGAGGAGGCCGAGGTCGCCAGCGATCCCGACGACAAGACGGTCAAGGACCATCTCCTGAGCTTGGCCCAGCTGAACAGTCGGGCCGCCGCCGCCCTGGTCCAGCTCCGCGAGCTCGAGCTGCAGGTCTCCAAGGGCTACCGCGAATTGAGCGACAAGCAGCGCGAGCTCACCACCCTTCAGACCGCCTATCTCGAAAAGCGGGTGGCCTTCGATCAAAGCGCCTTGGACATCGAGCTGAACGCGATTCGGGATGAAAAAGGCAAGCTGATGGAGGGCATCGCCCGAAACCAGAAAGCCCTGGTCGAAGCCGGCAGCGAGTACGTCAAAGCCCGCAAGCGGCTGGACGGCACGCCTCAGCCGCCGCCGGCCTTGACCGAGGAAGTCGAAGCCCGCCGGCTCGAGCAAAACCTGCTCGAGCAACAGGTCGATTTCGCCGCCAACCGGATCAAGCAGCTCAAAGAGCGGGAAAACATGTGGAAGCTGCGTTTCAAGCTTCTCTCGAACAAGGCCAGCCGCTCCGAAATCGAAACCTGGGAGACGCTCACCCGCCAATCGCTGGAACAGCTCAGCCGCGAGGAGGACCTCCTCAGCCTTCGCTTGAATTCGACGAGGAACTCGCTGGTCGAGGTTCAGGACAAGCTCTCCTCCGATGCCTCCGCCGACCCGGCCACCCGGGATTGGCTGAAGCGGCAGCAGGACTTTCTCGGCCGCAGCCTGGAAGAGCTCCAAACTTATCAAGCCGCCCTGTTCGTCTCCAAAAGCTTCGAGGAAAAATTCCTCTACGAGCAGGAGAAGAAAGTCGCCCATGTCAGCTGGGGCGAGCGCCTGGCCGGGCTTTGGGACGACTTTCTCCGCTTTTGGAATTTCGAGGTCAGCTCGGTCGACGACTCCCCGATCACGGTCGGGAAAATCATCGTCGCCTTGATTTTGGTTCTCTTCGGGACCCTGTTGGCCCGGCGAATCAGCCGGATGCTGGCTGAAAAGGTGCTGCCTCGCTTCGGCATCGCCTCGGGCGTGGCCGCGGCTCTCCGAACTCTCTGCTTTTATCTGCTCTTCCTCTTCTTCTTTATCGTGGCCCTGAACGTGGTTCGGGTGCCCCTGACCATTTTCGCGGTGCTCGGCGGCGCCGTCGCCATCGGCATCGGCTTCGGCAGCCAAAACCTGATGAACAACTTCATCAGCGGCCTCATCCTCTTGATCGAGCGGCCGATCAAGGTCGGCGACATCATCCAAATGGAATCGACCACCGGCACGGTCGAGCATATCGGCGGCCGCAGCACTCAGATCCGCACTCCCGACAACACCCAGCTCATCATCCCCAACAGCTCCTTTCTTGAGAAGCCGGTGGTGAATTGGACCCTCTCCGACGACTTGGTCCGCAACGCGATCCGGCTGGGGGTGGCCTACGGCTCCTCGACCCGCAAGGTCGCCGAGCTCCTCAAGAAAGCCGCCGACAGCCACGGCAAGGTGCTGAAATCGCCGGCTCCGGTCGCCAACTTCAGCGACTTCGGCGCCGACGCCCTGATTTTCGACCTCCTTTATTGGGTGAGGATGCGCTCGCTCAGCGAGCGGCGCGAGATCGACAGCGACCTCCGCTTCATGATCGACAACCTCTTCCGGGAAGCCGACATCACCATCGCCTATCCCCAGCGCGACATCCATCTCCACACCTCGGCGCCGCTCGAGTTCAAAATTTCCGGCCCGCCGGAGAAAAAGGAATTGCCAGAATGA
- a CDS encoding HD domain-containing phosphohydrolase: protein MSLDSPFRVAPPKKPKVLIVDDNPTNVELLLAQLRAYPYQLITASDGEAALRKVEEDPPDLILLDLMMPKLSGYEVCQRIKSDKKTQLIPVIVITALKELEDKLKAIEMGADDFLMKPFNKVELVTRVKSLLKLKELYDDVDSSESIIFTLAEMLEAKDVYTRGHSERVARYATMLARRVGLSEIDQELIRRGALLHDVGKIGVREMVLNKPEKLSQEELAHIRSHPARGCEICKTLKSLAPVLPIIRHHHERVDGLGYPDGVSGQDLTLGPRIVSIADAYDAMTSNRPYRKGIPPVEALKIFEREKGGGQWDTELVDHFIQMIKSETSA, encoded by the coding sequence ATGTCTTTGGACAGCCCTTTCCGCGTCGCTCCGCCGAAAAAGCCCAAGGTCCTGATCGTCGACGATAACCCGACCAACGTCGAGCTCCTGCTGGCCCAGCTTCGGGCCTATCCTTATCAATTGATCACCGCCTCCGACGGCGAGGCGGCCCTGCGCAAGGTCGAGGAGGATCCGCCCGACCTGATCCTGCTCGACCTCATGATGCCCAAGCTCTCGGGCTATGAGGTCTGCCAGCGGATCAAGAGCGACAAGAAGACCCAGCTCATCCCGGTCATCGTGATCACCGCCCTCAAGGAGCTGGAAGACAAGCTCAAGGCCATCGAGATGGGGGCCGACGACTTCCTGATGAAGCCTTTCAACAAGGTCGAGCTGGTGACCCGGGTCAAATCGCTGCTCAAGTTGAAGGAGCTCTACGACGACGTCGACAGCAGCGAGAGCATCATTTTCACCTTGGCCGAGATGCTCGAGGCCAAGGACGTCTACACTCGGGGACATTCCGAGCGGGTGGCCCGCTACGCCACGATGCTGGCCCGGCGGGTCGGATTGAGCGAGATCGACCAGGAGCTGATCCGGCGGGGCGCCCTGCTCCACGACGTCGGCAAAATCGGAGTTCGCGAGATGGTTCTCAACAAGCCGGAAAAGCTCTCCCAGGAGGAGCTGGCCCATATCCGCTCCCATCCGGCGCGGGGCTGCGAGATCTGCAAGACCCTGAAGAGCTTGGCGCCGGTGCTGCCGATCATCCGTCACCACCACGAGCGGGTCGACGGCTTGGGCTATCCCGACGGCGTGAGCGGCCAGGACCTGACCTTGGGCCCCCGCATCGTCTCGATCGCCGATGCCTACGACGCCATGACCAGCAACCGGCCCTATCGCAAGGGCATCCCGCCGGTCGAAGCCCTCAAGATCTTCGAGCGCGAAAAGGGCGGCGGCCAGTGGGACACCGAGCTGGTCGATCACTTCATTCAAATGATCAAATCCGAAACGAGCGCCTGA
- a CDS encoding NifU family protein, with translation MTKIKLSDNAKTKIRSLLKDKDPRTWGVMIPDQAGTYIHLPLIDLSTLPSIEEVQFIEDLKVVLDRSGEEVEEVAVDFVDGGVLSSVFEVKAIKPQGPAAGKLNSADPAVAKILEVLEKEINPAIASHGGYAKLLDYKDGKVYLFMGGGCQGCHGVDATLKMGIETRLREVVPEISGIIDQTDHAAGTNPYFTAAGHGH, from the coding sequence ATGACTAAAATTAAGCTCAGCGACAATGCCAAGACCAAGATCCGTTCCCTGCTCAAGGACAAGGATCCCCGCACCTGGGGCGTGATGATCCCGGATCAGGCCGGCACCTACATTCACCTGCCGCTGATCGATCTTTCGACCCTCCCTTCGATCGAAGAGGTCCAGTTCATCGAAGACCTCAAGGTCGTCCTCGACCGCAGCGGCGAAGAGGTCGAGGAGGTCGCGGTCGATTTCGTCGACGGCGGGGTCCTCTCCAGCGTTTTCGAGGTCAAAGCGATCAAGCCCCAAGGGCCGGCGGCCGGCAAGCTCAACTCGGCCGATCCGGCGGTGGCCAAGATCCTCGAAGTTTTGGAAAAAGAGATCAATCCGGCCATCGCCAGCCACGGCGGCTACGCCAAGCTCCTCGATTACAAGGACGGCAAGGTTTATCTCTTCATGGGCGGCGGCTGCCAAGGTTGTCATGGTGTCGACGCCACGCTCAAGATGGGCATTGAAACTCGGCTGCGGGAGGTCGTCCCCGAAATCAGCGGCATCATCGACCAAACCGACCATGCGGCCGGAACCAATCCTTATTTCACCGCGGCGGGTCACGGTCACTAA